Proteins from one Porites lutea chromosome 3, jaPorLute2.1, whole genome shotgun sequence genomic window:
- the LOC140932078 gene encoding uncharacterized protein yields MSFRQVLVEASQEKLKKRIPEQSSADELVEIPEEYKGLVIGKKGSNLKRISSQTGAKVIRKDREVYIVSGTEEQRQKAKVHIKIAIVGARLRGLENEFKNSYCYIDSSYLPADCNLKLEKIAHGVHTDDTLLSDSRTYYRLTPVQDHEPQDCCSPNDDPAYLSQLKIDTLNALRMVKKEIDSKEYLRAEMWCHFGTGMIRGANQGRQWSIDEVTEKLRQSGGDSWKVVFKEVVNLEEKIFEENVCDKTPEEYVDYAARHDLTFLTPSGHQIRCKVWVAKKNVGKRLEDIPLPLSDVKNILKEIHFKDEAMQSRCRGWLVVPSRSYLQADILFPGCEFDCRLTVRGQSDSGLHTDYVPNDEETQALSKFLSELSLTDVDENEISLSRENMPEEFHFVYNRCCKRTQYEISPGFTIILSKERSWRRDAITEETRESKDFFLHCREWDELLNRKEWIPEKIIEKLPDFFRFVKKVQSLVLARTVPPEILARGIAAVKAYNRALSDGKTLVKRVPLMLIGQDRAGKTSLKKSLKGICFDPQEDSTVGIEVDPSHFKVSTETWKTGVTANQYNDTETAISFDYQTAKSIACSLKEKGQSIQLEGGNWEGADAFNSEDFKEVEDSRPVEPLQNSEDKTPRLSSSSIGSHEPQVSSVQKVLNEEEVNVPYPDVPDEVAAVTETLLQCDFEDSEEEIYSTLWDFAGQSVYYTTHPLFLTKRAIYCLVYDLSLNPDDEAKPVVKQGLYEENQERFHLKTNFDYLDFWMTSVASFGDRPEAALASDVLLKKLPPVFLVCTHADIPYGGGNPRNLACKIFGRLKQKPYGGHLSNVFFVDNTSLSVKNSDCPEVMRLREEVLSLARELPYINEAVPIKWLQFEKALQAVKENLTEEKCISLESANNIALKVCNIIDHNEFETLMNYLHDLRSIIHFDDNVHLCKVVILDPQWLVDVFKKVITVRPYDPKEKKFLELWSKLENEGILDEQLLAHVWDPLFKDKETSDSLIAIMERFSLLCPWFSNASSNKEYLVPSMLMSHPPQEVHDLIESAEIPSLFVKFSNGHVPAGFFPRLVAQFLQWGKDGFWAQEKPQLFHDFVRFYTSGGVYSVILVCHSSSVEVVIQGGNSNSKDDSCPKPSTLADLQPDGYEVVFARQVCRKLSLLMECMRNDFPWLRNMKYEMCVICPVCSRGKVVALCQTHRAKKCNEEQCLHFWRVSQLCSDTENISCTRSAVARSTKVQVMQFSPWFPSSIQQPLLAISECDEDPFTSDEANKERALAVRSNVFDHLTSKECDAKQIVHQLEETLEWNQASLEQPNREAKKWIRSLTREARRSERLDVVKYLREITPAGTTGPLLPETLDVRSIPFTQKRQLSVSLTVATDDKWKLVAEKLGLNQDEIRFLDLRLNNPVEALLFFRSMNVGELYNILCECGIPVIADKL; encoded by the exons ATGAGTTTTCGACAGGTTCTCGTCGAAGCCTCCCAG gagaaattaaagaaaaggatCCCTGAACAATCTTCAGCTGATGAACTAGTGGAAATTCCAGAAGAATACAAAGGTTTAGTCATTGGTAAGAAGGGCAGTAACCTAAAAAGAATCAGCAGTCAAACAGGGGCAAAGGTGATTCGAAAAGACAGAGAGGTGTACATTGTCAGTGGTACAGAAGaacaaagacaaaaggcaaaagttCATATTAAAATAGCCATC GTAGGAGCTAGATTGAGGGGTTTGGAAAATGAGTTCAAAAACTCATATTGCTACATCGATAGTAGCTATCTTCCAGCCGACTGCAATCTCAAGCTGGAGAAAATAGCACATGGAGTTCATACCGATGACACATTGCTTTCAGATTCACGTACCTACTACCGACTGACGCCGGTCCAGGATCATGAACCACAG GACTGTTGCAGTCCAAATGATGACCCAGCCTATTTGTCACAACTCAAGATTGATACTTTAAATGCACTACGCATggtcaaaaaagaaattgattCAAAAGAGTATCTCAGAGCCGAGATGTGGTGTCATTTTGGGACAGGCATGATCCGAGGAGCCAACCAAGGTAG ACAATGGAGTATTGACGAGGTAACAGAAAAGTTGCGACAATCAGGTGGAGATAGCTGGAAGGTTGTATTTAAAGAAGTGGTAAATCTCGAGGAAAAAATATTCGAAGAAAACGTTTGCGACAAGACCCCTGAGGAATATGTGGATTATGCAGCGAGGCATGATTTGACATTTTTGACACCATCCGGACATCAAATTAGGTGTAAG GTATGGGTTGCAAAGAAAAACGTCGGGAAACGGCTGGAAGATATTCCCCTACCGTTAAGTGACGTAAAAAACATCTTGAAAGAGATACACTTTAAGGACGAAGCTATGCAGTCACGTTGCCGTGGATGGCTGGTCGTACCATCTCGCAGCTACCTGCAGGCAGACATACTCTTTCCTGGTTGCGAATTTGATTGTCGACTGACTGTCCGCGGTCAATCAG ATTCTGGTCTTCACACAGACTACGTGCCTAATGATGAAGAAACCCAAGCTTTGTCAAAATTTCTGTCCGAACTGAGTTTGACAGATGTCGATGAGaatgaaatttctctttccaGAGAGAATATGCCTGAAGAATTCCATTTTGTTTACAACCGATGTTGTAAACGTACCCAATATGAAATAAGTCCAGGATTTACCATAATTCTTTCGAAAGAACGTTCGTGGCGAAGAGATGCAATAACTGAGGAGACCAGAGAATCG aAGGACTTTTTCCTCCACTGCAGAGAATGGGACGAGTTGCTGAATAGAAAAGAATGGATTCCAGAGAAAATAATTGAAAAGCTTCCCGACTTTTTTCGCTTTGTCAAGAAAGTTCAAAGTCTGGTTTTAGCTAGAACAG TTCCTCCTGAGATCCTTGCGCGGGGCATTGCAGCCGTAAAAGCCTATAACAGGGCCCTCAGTGATGGAAAAACTTTAGTCAAGAGGGTTCCGTTAATGCTGATAGGACAAGACCGTGCGGGTAAGACCAGCTTAAAAAAGTCATTGAAAGGAATCTGTTTCGACCCACAAGAAGATAGCACTGTTGGTATAGAGGTAGATCCTTCTCATTTCAAAGTATCTACGGAGACATGGAAGACAGGAGTGACAGCTAATCAATACAATGATACTGAAACAGCTATTAGCTTTGATTACCAAACAGCAAAAAGTATTGCGTGCAGTTTGAAGGAGAAGGGACAAAGCATTCAGTTAGAGGGTGGTAACTGGGAAGGGGCAGATGCCTTTAATTCAGAGGATTTCAAAGAAGTAGAGGACTCAAGGCCTGTTGAGCCATTACAAAATTCAGAGGATAAGACGCCTAGACTTTCATCTTCTTCTATTGGCAGTCATGAACCCCAAGTTTCATCTgttcaaaaagtgctaaatgaGGAGGAAGTTAACGTTCCATATCCAGATGTTCCTGACGAAGTAGCAGCAGTCACCGAAACGTTACTCCAGTGCGATTTTGAGGACAGTGAAGAGGAAATCTATTCTACTCTGTGGGATTTTGCTGGACAGTCCGTTTATTACACTACACACCCATTATTTCTAACGAAGAGAGCTATCTATTGCTTGGTTTATGATCTTAGCCTGAATCCTGACGACGAGGCAAAGCCTGTGGTGAAACAAGGCCTATATGAAGAAAATCAAGAACGCTTTCatctgaaaactaattttgatTATCTTGATTTTTGGATGACATCCGTGGCTTCTTTCGGCGACAGACCAGAGGCAGCTCTTGCCTCAGATGTTTTGCTAAAAAAACTCCCTCCAGTTTTCCTGGTGTGCACCCATGCTGATATACCTTACGGTGGTGGCAATCCCAGAAACCTAGCTTGTAAGATCTTTGGTCGATTGAAACAAAAGCCGTATGGTGGTCATTTATCTAATGTATTTTTCGTAGATAACACAAGTCTCAGCGTCAAAAACTCCGATTGTCCAGAGGTTATGCGACTGCGAGAAGAGGTGCTTTCCCTTGCCAGAGAGCTACCCTACATAAACGAAGCTGTTCCAATTAAGTGGCTTCAATTTGAAAAGGCACTTCAGGCGGTAAAAGAAAATCTTACCGAGGAAAAATGCATTTCTCTGGAATCAGCAAATAATATTGCGTTAAAAGTTTGcaatattattgaccacaaCGAGTTTGAGACCTTAATGAACTACTTGCACGACTTAAGAAGTATTATTCATTTTGATGACAACGTGCATTTATGTAAAGTCGTCATCTTGGACCCTCAGTGGTTAGTTGACGTATTTAAGAAGGTGATAACCGTCAGGCCGTATGATcctaaagagaaaaaatttttaGAGCTATGGTCTAAGCTTGAGAACGAGGGGATACTTGATGAACAACTTTTGGCGCACGTTTGGGATCCTTTGTTTAAGGACAAAGAAACCTCAGATAGTCTTATTGCTATCATGGAGAGATTTAGCCTACTGTGTCCTTGGTTTTCCAATGCTTCGAGCAACAAGGAATATCTTGTCCCATCAATGTTGATGTCTCATCCACCACAGGAGGTTCATGATCTTATTGAGTCTGCTGAGATTCCTTCACTGTTTGTTAAATTTTCAAACGGCCATGTCCCTGCAGGTTTCTTTCCCCGGCTGGTCGCACAGTTCCTTCAATGGGGAAAAGATGGATTCTGGGCGCAAGAGAAGCCCCAGCTGTTTCATGATTTTGTCAGATTTTACACCTCTGGAGGTGTCTACTCCGTAATACTTGTATGTCATTCCTCGTCCGTTGAGGTTGTTATTCAAGGAGGGAATTCCAACTCTAAGGATGACTCATGTCCGAAACCTAGCACTTTAGCAGACTTACAACCCGACGGTTATGAGGTAGTCTTTGCTCGTCAGGTGTGTAGGAAACTAAGTTTGCTGATGGAGTGTATGCGAAATGACTTTCCCTGGCTGAGAAATATGAAATATGAGATGTGTGTCATCTGTCCCGTCTGTTCCAGGGGAAAGGTAGTTGCCCTCTGCCAAACGCATCGTGCAAAAAAATGCAATGAAGAACAGTGCCTCCACTTCTGGAGAGTTTCTCAGTTATGCAGTGACACGGAAAACATCTCTTGCACCAGGTCTGCTGTTGCTCGAAGCACCAAAGTGCAGGTCATGCAGTTTTCACCTTGGTTTCCTTCTTCAATACAACAG CCACTGCTCGCAATTAGTGAATGTGACGAAGACCCATTTACGTCTGATGAAG CAAACAAAGAAAGAGCGCTTGCAGTTCGTAGCAACGTATTTGACCACCTTACGTCCAAGGAGTGCGATGCCAAACAAATTGTTCACCAACTGGAGGAGACCCTTGAATGGAATCAAGCCTCGCTCGAACAACCAAACCGTGAGGCGAAGAAATGGATCCGCTCCTTGACAAGAGAAGCTAGGCGTTCAGAAAGACTCGATGTGGTAAAATACTTAAGAGAAATTACACCTGCTGGCACTACTG